DNA from Triticum aestivum cultivar Chinese Spring chromosome 7D, IWGSC CS RefSeq v2.1, whole genome shotgun sequence:
atAGGGCAACGTGTTTTTTGCATCTTCATGAACTGTTTTCGAAATATGTGaactttcaaaatttgttcactttTTTTAGGAAAATCACGTATGAGTGGGCTCTAAATGTTCTTGATGTATAAGCGTCACTTCTAACGTGATGCTCTACTGGTTAGCCAGGAAGCTGCACGAGCGAGCACCGGTTGGGTTCCGTGGCGCTGACGGCGCTGAATAAGAGGGAATATCCTATATGACGCGCGCTGCCACAAACTGTCGCTGAAACACACAGGAACGAGTCTGAGCGAAcgatatgggccggcccattttcagTAGCATTAAAGTGCTACAGGATTCTGGTTTTGGGAACGTACTAGAAAGTTCCTGAACCGGGTTTTCAGTGGTTTTTTTCGGATTATTCATTTTTTCCTGTTTCTTTCCTTCATCCTGTTTCTTTAgcaagttttttttccttttttttcggtctatgtttcttttccttttcaaatttattttatttttagcaaAAGTTTGAACACGAATTTTAAAAGTTCCTTTTCtcaaaatttgtccataaattgAGAAAAAAGTTCTGTGTTTCAGAAAATTATcacattttcagaaaatgttcatgttttcaaatattgttcagaagtttaaaaaatattcctccttttcaaatttgttcacaacttcaaaaaatgttcagggtTTTCAAAAATTCTTCATGTCTTCAAACATTGTTCAGAAGTATAAAAACTGTTCCTGTTTTTCCAATTTTGTTCACAAATGTTAAAAGTATTCAAGAATTCAAAAAAAgaccattttttgaattttttcaaatttcGAAAACTATGCCTGTTTTTCAAATGTTGTTCACACACTCAAAAAATGTTCGAGTATTTGAAAAAATGGTCCGAGGTTtccaatttttttcagaatttttagtttttcttatttGAAAATAAAGTTCAGAATTTTCAAAAACAAAACACAGTTTCAAGAAATGATCACTTTTTACAAAAATTGTTCGCCCTTTTGGGAAGAAGTTCAAAATTTCAATATTTGTTCGCATTGTTAAATAATATGTTCacactttaaaaaatgttcagaattccaaaaaAGTTAACATTTTAAAAATCATAGTAAAAATTGGCACATCGGTACCTGATGCACGCAGTCACTACACCTTGTACGGTCAATATGGATGCAATGCAAGAGATCAAGCATGTTGGCGACTAGAGTACTGCTGCACGCACCGACGCACGGGCTGTTTCATTACTCAATGCCCGCGTCTACTTTAACCAGCTAGTTTCCATATCTCGCGCCCCAATTCTTTTCCTCCTTAGTCCTTACACGTATCCGTCAATTTAATATAATCTGACGTGCAAGCAAGCTGCTAGTCGCCGGAAAGTGAACCATGTGCAAAATGAACGCATCACAATTTAGTAACTATATATAAAAAATCACAATAGCTAAAGATCAGTCAACTGAACTTTGTCTTTGGGTCGGTCGATTTTGTTTTGACAAGGAAGAAGGAAGcgacgagggagaggaagagggagacaCCAAGGCTGCTGGCGTCGGGGAAGAAGCAACCCCACCATCTATCGTTAGGGTGGTGGGTGCAGGTTCATCAAAAAAGCCACCCCACCATCTATAGTTAGGGTGGCGGGTGCAGGTTCGCCGGGGATTTTGGGTGGTCGTCGGGCTTAGAGGGATGGACGGGGACAGCGGAAAGACCAGCAGTGGGGGGAGGTTGAGGGGAGGGCAGTGCGGCGAGGCGATCGCGGGAGCACCGCTGGCCTGGCGGAGGAGGCTGGCGGTTAGGTCAGTGGTACGTGGGGCggtcgagaggaagaagatgaacaagagGTTGGGCTGGAGGTTGAAGAAGCTGATCCGGCCATCCATCTCACATCCAAAGGACTAAAACAATCTGACCCAAAATATTTTTAAGGCGACCGTCATCTTGCGAGACCCTAACTATATACAGTACCAGCTTTGATCTTTCCTCCTCCAGCTCAGACGCCTCTCTGACCACACGAGTGCATGACACAAATGGTATGGTGGTTGACAATTTGGCATCGCTATCCAACCATATCTTCAAGCTAAAGTGTTAGAGCATGCATGGATGCATCGTCCTCATAAAACCGCACAAGTATAGATGGTATGGTGGTTGAGAATTAACTTTGTCACATGTCTACGGATAAACCACCGATCGATCACGTCCGCCTTAAGCTACACTGCACTATAAATACGTGCGCAGCATGCTTTGCCTTCTCATCCAGTCATCCTCAGCCCACACGGCCGGCAAACGAACTATAGCTAGCACCACACCAACCAACCAGTTATCAATTAAGCAGCCACTTGAGTCTTGACCATGGGGCCCAGGCAGCTCCCCACCGTCCTCCTCGCCTCCTGCGCCACCCTCCTGGCCCTTGCCACGCCATTGCTCGCCGGCGACCCCGACATGCTCCAGGACTTCTGCGTCACCGACTACAAATCCCTCAACGGCCGTAAGTTGTGCCATCTCTTCCATCCATTCCCTCGTTCGCACAAGTATAGATCATGCCAACAAAGAGGTAATGCGTAAATGTATGCTTGCAGCATTGCGGTTGAACGGGTTCCCGTGCAAGAGGCCGGAGAACGTTACGGCGGACGAGTTCTTCTCGGCCGCGCTGGCATTCCCGGGCAACACCTGCAACTCGGTCGGCTCCGCGGTGACGGCGGCGAACGTGGAGAAGCTCCCGGGGCTCAACACGCTGGGCGTCTCCATGTCCCGCGTGGACTACGCTCCGTGGGGAGTGAACCCGCCGCACACCCACCCACGTGCCACCGAGATCATCTACGTGCTAGAGGGCTCCCTCGACGTCGGCTTCGTCACCACCGCCGGCAAACTCTTCGCCCGCGCCGTCTGCAAGGGTGAGCTTTTCGTCTTCCCCCGCGGCCTCGTCCACTACCAGAAGAACAACGGTGGCGCGCCGGCCGCCGCAATCTCGGCCTTCAACAGTCAGCTTCCCGGCACGCAGTCCCTTGCCCTAGCGTTGTTCGCAGCCTCACCGCCGGTGCCCACCGACGTGCTGGCCAGGGCGCTCCAGGTCGACGGCGGCGTAGTGGAGGCCATCAAGTCCAAGTTCCCGCCAAAGTaaccagcatgcatgcatgcatgttggtTGGGTCAGCTCTACTGCTGCTAATAATAACGAGGACCACGTAAAAGTGCAGTTTTAATCCATTTGCTTGTCAATATGTTTTGTACTATATTCTGATTCTTTTGTGTCAGTTTAGTGAAGGGCCTCGTCGGTTTTACTGTTATAACTACTGTTTTTTCTTCATGAACTAATGGTGATTGATTATGTTTTGTACTATATTCTGATTCTTTTGTGTCAGTTTAGTGAAAGGCCTCGTCGGTTTTACTGTTATAACTACTGCTTTTTCTTCATGAACTAATGGTGATTGATTTGTACGTGTCCATTATTGGTGAATGAATCTACCTGATTGCTTGAAGTGTCGTTATATTGTAAGCGATGAACAATATATAGTCTATCTCCCTCTCTTTGCAGATCCATACCCAAGACTTTAGGTGGACTTGTGTTAGTAGAAAATTATAGATTTTGGATTATGGAAATACTTTTCATGATTTTTgtagtatttttattattttgtgAGGGTTGTAGTATTTTGAGTTTGCTACTCTAAATCATTTTATACTCTCTTTGCTCATTTTGGTTAGTTGTATTAGTTTTTTctatagttttaaatagccggctatagctctGCTATAGCCCGTTATAGActtttcagcagggtgccgctaaatggtcgCCTTCACAAATAGCCCGCTATAACCCACTATAGCTGATTTGGAGACCCGACGCTATtttccatagcccgctatttaaaacattgtttTTTTTAGAAGTTAAAATTGTATTAGTATCTCACATGCACATATGTACGTCCATCTTTGTTGATGCAGCCTGCTTGCCAATCAATACGCATCACGAGCTAATTGTACTCCTACACAGAGTACCGGGCCGGTTGATTTATTTATTAGTCGCCGGAAATGGTGGCTGGGACTAGCCATATTCAGCTATGCACAGATATCACCAgtcgcagaaaagaaaaaaaatcagccCTTCTGCTATTGGGGAGCAAGAGCTC
Protein-coding regions in this window:
- the LOC123168477 gene encoding germin-like protein 1-3, which translates into the protein MGPRQLPTVLLASCATLLALATPLLAGDPDMLQDFCVTDYKSLNGPLRLNGFPCKRPENVTADEFFSAALAFPGNTCNSVGSAVTAANVEKLPGLNTLGVSMSRVDYAPWGVNPPHTHPRATEIIYVLEGSLDVGFVTTAGKLFARAVCKGELFVFPRGLVHYQKNNGGAPAAAISAFNSQLPGTQSLALALFAASPPVPTDVLARALQVDGGVVEAIKSKFPPK